A section of the Roseivirga sp. BDSF3-8 genome encodes:
- a CDS encoding PspC domain-containing protein translates to MKKNISINISGIIFHIEEDGYERLKAYLESINRYFSTFEDSEEIIADIESRIAEIFLSRLREGKQVITSEDVEQLMTTMGSIRDFQSVEDVLEDEKARKSDYQQRAESKNESYTNSSESTTQGTKRLYRDENRKVLGGVAAGIAHYFGIDPLWVRLLFVILLLDLFVTFSISSLMLISYIICWIVIPGSRTLEEDKKIKRLYRDPDDRVLGGVSSGLAAYFGTDPILIRILFILLLVLGGSGFLIYIVLWVIMPPAKTLTEKMQMQGEPVTLSNIEQNIRKSLNVKDGEENLLIKIILFPFRLIAVIFKGLGSIAGPLFLFLGDLLRILLGVLLVILGLSFFFSGVGLLTVVTGLADPYNLIHADINMAVLMNSIPMVPSLALLAFVFVLSILMMIGGLTLISKKSLLNPVLGWTMLSVLIVSLLVMAISIPATIRDFQREGTIREIKEFALPQGTTVIELGRHPSNKHEEAKLSIKSYEGDIIQLEQEFEARGRTIDMAEQNAGMIEYRAVIEDSVLTLDQSFDYKENAVFRNQRLRLTLYIPEGAPFRLDRDIVRILDWNSSEFRNYTGEKLMYDENGELTCMSCPEIRKSEPDAIDWEAIDSNGQTIGLQPFSDIQASAGFTIRVIKGDKYSATVSNDPGNDVAFDMTDDQLSIRFDGNMRLNDNDITEQISILLTMPEAPEELILRDQVTLKLEGFEQDALEANLENEAALVIDGNIQDLRLDLSGNSLASLSGRGEKMNADLFGSARLNALAYECGAGEIETSGTSQAHVYISQKLEAEASGSSEITYKGDCSLDSRTFGSATVRKYQ, encoded by the coding sequence ATGAAAAAAAATATAAGTATCAACATCAGCGGCATCATCTTCCACATAGAGGAAGATGGCTATGAACGGCTGAAAGCTTACCTCGAAAGCATAAACAGGTACTTTTCTACTTTTGAGGATAGTGAAGAAATTATAGCCGACATAGAAAGCCGGATAGCCGAGATATTCCTTTCCAGACTAAGGGAAGGAAAACAAGTAATTACATCTGAGGACGTGGAACAGCTCATGACCACCATGGGTAGTATTCGAGACTTCCAGTCTGTGGAAGATGTACTGGAAGATGAAAAAGCACGAAAGTCTGACTACCAGCAACGTGCTGAAAGTAAAAACGAAAGCTATACCAACAGTTCAGAGAGCACCACGCAAGGCACCAAAAGGCTCTATAGGGATGAAAACCGCAAAGTACTGGGTGGCGTGGCAGCAGGTATTGCTCATTACTTTGGCATAGACCCCTTATGGGTACGGCTTCTGTTTGTCATATTATTGCTGGACCTGTTTGTCACTTTCAGTATCAGTAGCCTTATGCTTATAAGCTACATTATTTGCTGGATCGTGATACCGGGCAGCCGCACGCTGGAAGAAGACAAGAAGATAAAGCGGCTGTATCGTGATCCTGATGACAGGGTACTAGGCGGCGTTTCCAGTGGACTGGCGGCCTATTTCGGTACGGACCCTATATTGATCAGAATCTTATTCATATTACTACTGGTACTGGGTGGCTCCGGATTTCTGATCTACATTGTGCTATGGGTAATCATGCCCCCGGCAAAGACGCTCACTGAAAAAATGCAGATGCAGGGGGAGCCCGTCACGCTCAGTAATATCGAACAGAATATACGCAAAAGCTTGAATGTCAAGGATGGGGAAGAAAATCTACTAATCAAGATCATACTATTCCCTTTCAGGCTTATTGCTGTCATTTTTAAAGGACTAGGATCAATAGCAGGTCCCCTCTTCCTTTTTCTCGGCGATCTGTTACGCATACTATTGGGCGTGCTACTCGTAATCCTTGGCTTGTCATTTTTCTTTTCAGGAGTAGGCCTGCTTACCGTCGTTACCGGCCTTGCGGATCCTTATAACCTCATACATGCGGACATTAATATGGCCGTTTTGATGAACAGCATCCCCATGGTGCCGAGCTTGGCGCTGCTAGCCTTTGTGTTCGTGCTCAGCATCTTAATGATGATCGGAGGCTTAACCCTTATCAGTAAGAAAAGCCTGTTGAACCCGGTACTTGGATGGACCATGCTTTCCGTCCTCATCGTAAGTCTTCTGGTAATGGCCATATCCATACCGGCCACAATACGGGACTTTCAGAGAGAGGGGACCATCAGGGAAATTAAGGAGTTTGCGCTGCCACAGGGCACTACGGTAATAGAGCTGGGAAGGCATCCTTCAAATAAACATGAAGAGGCTAAGTTGAGCATAAAGTCGTACGAAGGAGACATCATTCAACTAGAGCAGGAGTTTGAAGCCAGGGGACGAACTATAGATATGGCAGAGCAGAATGCTGGCATGATCGAGTATCGCGCAGTTATAGAAGATTCTGTGTTAACCCTGGATCAAAGCTTTGATTATAAAGAGAATGCTGTCTTCAGAAATCAGCGACTCAGACTCACATTGTACATTCCTGAGGGTGCACCGTTCCGCCTGGACAGAGACATCGTTCGCATTCTGGACTGGAATTCATCTGAATTCAGGAATTATACAGGTGAAAAGCTGATGTATGATGAAAATGGTGAGCTGACATGCATGAGCTGTCCTGAAATAAGGAAATCCGAACCGGATGCTATCGATTGGGAGGCAATAGATAGCAACGGACAAACAATCGGTTTGCAGCCTTTCTCAGATATCCAGGCCAGTGCCGGTTTCACCATCAGGGTGATAAAAGGAGATAAGTATAGCGCTACGGTAAGTAATGATCCGGGTAATGACGTTGCTTTCGATATGACAGATGACCAGCTTTCGATCAGGTTTGATGGCAATATGCGGCTGAACGATAATGACATTACCGAACAGATCAGCATACTGCTCACTATGCCAGAGGCCCCTGAGGAGTTAATCCTGAGAGATCAGGTGACCTTAAAGCTTGAAGGCTTTGAACAGGACGCCCTTGAAGCAAACCTTGAAAACGAGGCTGCCCTGGTTATCGATGGGAACATTCAAGACCTGCGTCTGGACCTTTCCGGAAACAGTCTGGCCTCTCTCTCCGGAAGAGGAGAAAAGATGAATGCCGACTTATTCGGCAGCGCAAGATTAAATGCGCTGGCCTACGAGTGTGGAGCGGGTGAAATAGAAACGTCAGGCACTTCACAGGCTCATGTCTATATCTCCCAAAAACTGGAGGCTGAAGCCAGCGGTAGCAGTGAGATCACATATAAAGGTGACTGCTCCCTGGATTCACGAACTTTCGGGTCTGCTACTGTCCGTAAATACCAGTAA
- a CDS encoding PadR family transcriptional regulator: MKLENTQVQMRKGILEFCILHIIARGEVYASDMLEELTEAKIMIVEGTLYPLLTRLRKAGLVEYRWVESSSGPPRKYYRLTPAGSAFLEGLDRTWIELSASTRKIISKTS; this comes from the coding sequence ATGAAGCTTGAGAATACACAAGTGCAAATGCGGAAGGGAATTCTTGAATTCTGTATTTTGCACATAATCGCAAGAGGGGAGGTTTACGCATCCGACATGCTCGAAGAGCTTACAGAAGCTAAGATCATGATTGTGGAGGGTACACTTTACCCACTGCTTACAAGGCTCCGTAAAGCGGGACTTGTGGAATACAGGTGGGTGGAATCTTCCAGCGGGCCGCCCCGAAAATATTACAGGCTCACGCCTGCAGGATCTGCTTTTCTGGAAGGGCTTGACCGCACATGGATCGAGTTAAGTGCTTCTACACGTAAGATCATTTCCAAAACCTCTTGA